From one Chloroflexota bacterium genomic stretch:
- a CDS encoding glucose 1-dehydrogenase, whose translation MTPSASQLFDLSHAVSIVTGGSRGLGLALALALGKAGSSIIITGRRKAWLEEAERSLFEQGVNARAIVADAADPDDAGRVVDAAVDRFGRIDVLVNNAGITWGAPFLEMPLDRWRAVLDTNVTSMFLMSQAFARYLIGQGQPGRIINLASVYGLVGGHAATIDAVGYSASKGAIVSLTRDLAVKLAPHGILVNALAPSFFPTRMTRSTLDEHAEAILAELPLGRLPEMDEIGGSAVFLASRAASYITGQVLAIDGGLTAH comes from the coding sequence GTGACGCCGTCAGCCAGTCAGCTTTTCGATCTGTCCCACGCGGTGAGCATCGTGACCGGCGGCTCGCGCGGGCTTGGGCTGGCGCTGGCATTGGCGCTCGGAAAGGCTGGCTCATCCATCATCATCACCGGGCGGCGCAAAGCCTGGCTCGAAGAGGCCGAGCGATCGCTGTTTGAGCAGGGTGTGAACGCGCGCGCCATCGTGGCCGATGCGGCTGATCCCGATGACGCCGGCAGGGTCGTCGACGCAGCGGTCGATCGCTTCGGCCGGATCGATGTACTGGTGAACAATGCCGGCATCACGTGGGGCGCTCCGTTCCTGGAGATGCCGCTCGACCGATGGCGGGCTGTCCTGGATACCAATGTCACCTCGATGTTCCTGATGAGCCAGGCGTTCGCGAGGTACCTGATCGGGCAAGGTCAACCAGGTCGCATCATCAACCTGGCGTCGGTGTATGGGCTGGTGGGCGGTCACGCCGCGACCATCGATGCCGTGGGCTACTCCGCCAGCAAGGGCGCCATCGTATCGCTCACGCGCGATCTCGCCGTGAAGCTCGCTCCGCATGGCATCCTGGTGAACGCGCTCGCCCCTTCGTTCTTTCCGACGCGCATGACTCGGAGTACCCTCGACGAGCATGCCGAAGCGATCCTCGCTGAACTGCCCCTCGGGCGACTCCCTGAGATGGACGAGATCGGTGGATCCGCTGTGTTCCTGGCTTCACGTGCCGCCAGCTACATCACGGGTCAGGTGCTGGCGATTGACGGTGGCTTGACGGCGCACTAA